The Bombus vancouverensis nearcticus chromosome 3, iyBomVanc1_principal, whole genome shotgun sequence genomic sequence GGACGAACAACGTTCGATATCAGAAACCAGCACAACTGAGAATCCGGTAAACGTCGACGACAGCAAAACTACCGCATCTTCCGTTTCCACGTCTACGGCGGCGGCTGCTGTTGGGGCAGGTCAACAGGTCAATGCTCAGAGAAAAATTCAAGAAGCGGTAAACGATGAAGAATTGGATCCGAGCGAAAGCGAGGATGTTGCCAGTGTCAGCGTTCAGGATCAACATCCTGAACAAATTTTACCGATCGAAACGGTCAACGTTGAAATTTCCACAGCTGCTGATATGAGTAACGTGTACTTCGAAATTGCTACTATTAAGTCACCATACACTTTCCAGGTAAGAAAttgttttcatatatttttctagaAATGTTTCAATTCTGACAGTACTTTGTAAATTCgatgaattatatttaattctattctATTACAATTCCAGTTGCAAATGAAATAATTGTTCAGTTTTATGAACTAAAAGAATACTCGATAGTCATTGCACAAATTTGCCTTTCGAAATATTTTGATAAGATATTTATTTCGTTCGATAAAACAGGTTGGAACATTGAGAAATACTCGCTACGTGACAGTAACTTCAACGCTGAAGAAATCATTTTCAACGATAGATCCATCCAGCACGGTATCACCATCAGAGCCGCTAACCGAGAATCTCCTAGCAAATACTGCAGCAGCGTATGAGACGACCTTGCCATTAGATTCAGCCGTGGCGACTCTGCCAGCTATATCTTTAGAATCTGGCCAAGCGACTCCACCTTTGGAGACTTTGACCGAGACCTTCTCTACTACGCAAACTCTACTCAAAACCCATCTACTTCCTGTAATACACGGTGGTAACACAACCAAACTGACGCTCGTGCAAACGTACAATATCGCACGTGTGGTTACTGCTATAAAGACTTTGCCACCAATGGATATATATCAGTTTATTCCCAGCAAAGCGTTGAATGAGTTTAACTCGAAGCTGGATGAAGCAGGTAGCGAACTTCATCTAGAGTTAGATGTCGGTGACGAAGACAGAGATGACGATGATATTCCCAAAAGGGTAGTGGCTCCAAACAGTGACATGGATTCTGATCTAGAACCTTTCAAATCAATTTCATCTTCGAAAGCAAAATCAGAAACTCCGAGCACTTCCATCGAACCGCACTTGACTCCCGATCAACTGGctctgttaaaatatttcgGTCAACAGCAGCCACAAGTGATCACCACTTCACGACCGATCGTCGTTCTCGACACGCTTTACGAGTCCCACGTGATCCCGGTAGTGAACAACGGCAATACGATTTATTCGACGTTATCCAGGCCAGTTGGCACTGTGCCACGAACATCTTATGAATACGGAACGTCCACGATTGCACCGGTTCTGCCACCGCAATTACCACCGCAACTGCCACCACAATTGCCGCTATTTCCACAGCAACCCCAGTTCACGGTGACAAGCGCTCCTCTGGTCACGCAAACGTTCGCGACGGTGTCCGATTCGAAAATTCTGAAGCTGACATTTGGAGCGAAAACGGCGTACACCACGTTGTTCTCGAGCAGGGTAGTGCCAACCGAGATTACCACTTATGTTACGAGCACCATACCCCTACAACCGACAGTCCCAGCCTTCCCAGGTTATTATCCTCCGCCTGTTGGCTACCCGCCTTTCCCATTTGTAGGATAAAGCCTCAGCAACCCGCGCTAAGCGTGCAGGGATACGAGTTGCTCTAAACATATGGAGAACTGAAGAATGTCATTTTCcaagaaatataatttctgAGAGACGAACAAAACCCATTTGCATCGGATCAATACTAGAGATTGATGATGATCCTAATGGTAGATTCGATAGGTATGGCTCAAAAACATACAAATCAGTGAGAAATGATAATTATCGAAGAGTAAGAGAAAGGATAAGGAGAATGTCATTGAACTTTATTGAGAAAAAAT encodes the following:
- the LOC117154063 gene encoding uncharacterized protein LOC117154063 isoform X1, with the protein product MLSKYLIIAISLVCVTECATQVYKSQSVETAVVIKPAVVNDDFITQTVYGFLDFTTTIGNTVMVFSPQSAPADGGKEKKSSVSIIQTKPSETKEKAPPAIQPSKTFKTNSVEETKKQVKGTKVVVNSVIEQNVINSEDSGLRTVKNQEPKTQTQVMTKSPVISSQVQVKSKDEAPVVKNNLAEPEYDFLSKQPAEVVDETYKLINLRPSSKPHGKPRPTGRREKENPTGLVTKLGGTIVKDGLTTVHETSVIGTYINGKYAQVLQSSSRILSGAPPVPEGKIRPSSTHRILKTIGPQQGKLKPQLEPTPTTQQEESSLPLEVLFSSPAGSTVRSTRKNSGPNLSRPKFRNKINDDYDGSGEVQQTKPGKNRSSTTSRPSYKNRSPPTTTTEPPVTRRRSSFRPSNQPSLPSKQNNKNKNEQQPVSPNPVPKLKLPRTQGRWSYKTTPKPRIAIRKQIDVEDEQRSISETSTTENPVNVDDSKTTASSVSTSTAAAAVGAGQQVNAQRKIQEAVNDEELDPSESEDVASVSVQDQHPEQILPIETVNVEISTAADMSNVYFEIATIKSPYTFQVGTLRNTRYVTVTSTLKKSFSTIDPSSTVSPSEPLTENLLANTAAAYETTLPLDSAVATLPAISLESGQATPPLETLTETFSTTQTLLKTHLLPVIHGGNTTKLTLVQTYNIARVVTAIKTLPPMDIYQFIPSKALNEFNSKLDEAGSELHLELDVGDEDRDDDDIPKRVVAPNSDMDSDLEPFKSISSSKAKSETPSTSIEPHLTPDQLALLKYFGQQQPQVITTSRPIVVLDTLYESHVIPVVNNGNTIYSTLSRPVGTVPRTSYEYGTSTIAPVLPPQLPPQLPPQLPLFPQQPQFTVTSAPLVTQTFATVSDSKILKLTFGAKTAYTTLFSSRVVPTEITTYVTSTIPLQPTVPAFPGYYPPPVGYPPFPFVG
- the LOC117154063 gene encoding uncharacterized protein LOC117154063 isoform X2 — its product is MMQIALHVEELWDEGETRPDQNLEPKTQTQVMTKSPVISSQVQVKSKDEAPVVKNNLAEPEYDFLSKQPAEVVDETYKLINLRPSSKPHGKPRPTGRREKENPTGLVTKLGGTIVKDGLTTVHETSVIGTYINGKYAQVLQSSSRILSGAPPVPEGKIRPSSTHRILKTIGPQQGKLKPQLEPTPTTQQEESSLPLEVLFSSPAGSTVRSTRKNSGPNLSRPKFRNKINDDYDGSGEVQQTKPGKNRSSTTSRPSYKNRSPPTTTTEPPVTRRRSSFRPSNQPSLPSKQNNKNKNEQQPVSPNPVPKLKLPRTQGRWSYKTTPKPRIAIRKQIDVEDEQRSISETSTTENPVNVDDSKTTASSVSTSTAAAAVGAGQQVNAQRKIQEAVNDEELDPSESEDVASVSVQDQHPEQILPIETVNVEISTAADMSNVYFEIATIKSPYTFQVGTLRNTRYVTVTSTLKKSFSTIDPSSTVSPSEPLTENLLANTAAAYETTLPLDSAVATLPAISLESGQATPPLETLTETFSTTQTLLKTHLLPVIHGGNTTKLTLVQTYNIARVVTAIKTLPPMDIYQFIPSKALNEFNSKLDEAGSELHLELDVGDEDRDDDDIPKRVVAPNSDMDSDLEPFKSISSSKAKSETPSTSIEPHLTPDQLALLKYFGQQQPQVITTSRPIVVLDTLYESHVIPVVNNGNTIYSTLSRPVGTVPRTSYEYGTSTIAPVLPPQLPPQLPPQLPLFPQQPQFTVTSAPLVTQTFATVSDSKILKLTFGAKTAYTTLFSSRVVPTEITTYVTSTIPLQPTVPAFPGYYPPPVGYPPFPFVG